DNA sequence from the Methylacidiphilum kamchatkense Kam1 genome:
AGGAGTTTCTTCTAATATTTGGAATTTAGATCGTAAGGGAATCGCTTCGATGACTTCAGGAGCAATGACTGATTTAAAGGCAAATTCTCCATAAGACCAAAGGTTTTCACGGAGTTCCCCTTGGATATCGGCAAGTTTTGGGATTTCTTCTATTGGAACCAAGTGGGAGTTTTCTTTACTAAACCCAAGTCTTTTATATTCTTTTAGAGCCGTATTTTTTTCTGCCGCATAAGAAAAAGCCAAGAAGAATAAAAATATCCAAACAAAGGATAAAAAAGCATGTTTCATCGTTTATTCTTGGGACAATATTTGAGGAGGGGAAATCATTTCTAACTCCATGAGATGATACCCAGCGTCTGTTTTCATATTTACAAGGACCCTTGCAGGGGCCTCTGGAGAGATATAAAGAATGGAATTCTTTTTAATTGGAGGACAGCTCGAATGAACGACTAGAATCACATGATCGAGGTGCTGACTGCTGAAAAATGCTGGAACGCCGATCAATGGCCAAAAAATGATACCTGCACCCACAGCCATTCCAGAAGAACTGGCTATTCTCTTGGTCTTATCTCCAGCTATCAAACATACAATTAACCCATCTTGTGGACCACTTTGTGCTTCAAATTTTCCATAGACCCAAAGATTGGAAGGACAAATCCCTCGTTTTTGTATCGCTGCCGAGCGAAGGCGTTGAACTTTAAATAGTTCTTTTTTGTTTTCAATTAGGTAGCCAGTTTCACTCTCTTTTGAGGTTACCTTCTTTTGGATACTATTCTTCTTGTTTATCTCCTGATTGTTAGCGAAGACTAAGGAAGAAAAGACCAAAAAAAGGGTATAAAAAAAGACGATCCAATACTTTTGAAAAATAGACATGAAATCTAGCAAAACGGTAGCTAACTATAGGAAAAAAAAAGCGTCCATCAAGATTAAAATAGATTTTTACCGAGGAATATAACTTGTCTGATAGTATTTTTCATTGGATAGGGGAGGAGAATCATCCAGTTCGAAGGTTACCGCTTCTTTAATGACCCGATTAACATGCAGTGGAAATTTCCAATGGGAATCTATCCAATCTTTTGCTGTTTTATCAAGAAGAGGATATCCAGAAGAGCGAACGATTTGAGAGTTGACGATTTTTCCTTTCCGCACATCGAGCAGAATAACGACCGTCCCTTCCATATGCCGAAGACGAGCTTCATATGGATAAGGGGGTGGGGAAAGGAAAGAAGTGGATAAAGAATATTGAATATACTCTTTGTTAGGTTTGTTAGGCGTATGGAAAGCGCATCTTTTTGTTTGAGATTGAGGAATAGCTCGCGGACTATTCAGGAGGTGTTTCGGTCCTTCCGGATTAGCTGGCAACGGAGAAGGAATAGGGGGAAGAGGAGGTTTTGGGGCTTCAGCAATAGGGAGAGAAGAAGAAGAATGCTCTGAACTGGAAACAAGGTCAATAAAAGAAGAAGAATCTGTTTGAGAAAAATAATTACTTTTTTCTATTTCAGAACTATTCTTGTTTGGAAGAGAAATCAGTGCTAGCAATCCATGAACGCTGGCAGCTAAAAACATACAAAGTAAATAGGCCAGTTTTTCTTTTGAAAAATAACCAAAAGCTTTAGCAATCATTTCTTTTTCTTTTTTTACTTGTAAAAGCAAAAAGCATGCCAATTTATAACTCTCTAATTACAAATGACTTAATGATGCCTTTCTGCTCGTTTTTTAATTGCTTACGTCAAGAGCTTGTAAATTGCAGAAAATGGTTTTAGGCTGTTGGAATTGAAAAAAAAATTCCGAAAGGAAAAGTTGGGAATATAAACTGCCTGACAGGGAAAGAATATTAGAGAAATGCACTACTGGAGGACATATGATGGGTGAGTTACCTGTTTTTTGCGGTAAAGAAAAAGAGCTTAAAGAGGCAATACAAAAACAAGAGAAGATTACTTTAGATACTACTGGAATTGATTTCGAGCAGATAAAAAGTGCCGCATCCATTGCTCTTCATATGCATCAGCCTTTAATACCAGCTGGCGGTACAGACTTAAGATCTGCTCGGATAATCAGTAACTTACAGTTCATGCTGGAACATTTGGGGGAGGGCGATAACCATAATGCGCCTGTTTTTCAGTGGTGCTATCAACGAATGGGAAAGTTTATTCCTGAATTACTCTCGCAAAATAAACAGCCCAGGGTGATGCTCGACTATTCGGGTTGCTTGCTTTATGGCTTTGAACAAATGAGAAGTCGAGATATCCTGGATGCACTCAATACTCTTGCTAACGATACTGCTTGTCGAAAAGCAACAGAATTTCTCGGAACAGCCTGGGGACACACCGTAGCTCCTTCCACTCCAATTCAGGATTTTCGTTTGCATGTTGAAGCCTGGCAACAACACTTTGGTAGTCTTTTTGGCTTTGAGGCTTTGTCTCGTGTCAGGGGATTTTCTCCACCAGAGATGGCCCTTCCCAACCATCCTGATGTTGCCTATGCTTTTGTGAGAACACTGTTAGATTGTGGATACAAATGGGTTTTAGTTCAAGAGCATACGGTGGAAAGACCGGATGGTCATCCTCTGTCCTTTAAGCATATTCCTCATCGACTTGTTTGTGTAAACGCCAACGGAGAGGTAGCTTCGATCATTGCTATTATAAAAACTCAGGGATCCGATACAAAGTTAGTGGGTCAAATGCAACCATGGTATGAGGCTAAGGGTCTTAACCGTATTCAATTTTGTGGTAAAGCTCTCCCTCCACTCGTTACCCAAATCGCTGATGGGGAGAATGGAGGAGTCATGATGAATGAATTTCCCTCGAAATATTTTGAAGTTATAAGAGAATCTTCTTATAGTCCTACCCCGGTTGTAAACGTTAGCGAATATCTTGCTTATCTCGAACAGTTAGGACTAAAACAAGAAGACTATCCTCCTATTCAACCGATCCATCAACATTATCTTTTTCAAAAGTTCGAACCAGGGGATGGCACACGAAAACTTTCCGAAACAATCGTAAAGATAAAAGAAGAAAATCCTCGTTTTTCCATGGAAGGAGGAAGTTGGACGAACAACATTTCTTGGGTGAAGGGTTACGGAGATCTCCTTGGTCCAATGGAACGGTTAAGTAGCCTTTTTTATGAAAAAGTACTTCAAAAGGGAATTTCTTCAAATGAAGAGAAGTACAGGCAAGCTTTGTTTTATCTGCTAGTGAGTGAGACAAGTTGTTTTAGATATTGGGGTACAGGACTCTGGACTGAGTATGGAAAAGAAATTTGTAGACGAGGGATCGAATTTATAGAAAAAATTTTTAGAAAAAACAGTAGCTTTATAAAGACACTTAGAGGCTATTTTAAAAGATTTTCTTTGCTTTGCCGACCTTGTTTGTACCATTCTTCTAGGTAAATTTTATCTTCTTTCTAATAGAAAAGTTTTTGTTTAAAAACAGATCACTTTTCTCTTCTTTTCAGTCTTTATAAGGAAAGCAGCCTTAGATTGAAAAATTAACATTTTCTTATTTTTCTAAGTCCCAACACCAATTTTTCTTCAGAGATAGAATAAATTTCTGGGAATAAAGCCTTCTGCTTTTTGCTTGTGTCTTTTAGAAGATCCATTTTTGTCATGAAAAAATTGTATCTATTTTTCCATCGTATTACTTGTTGTGTTTGTGTCTTAAGCTTTTGGTCTTTGGAAGAGTTTTGTTTTGCAGGCAACGAAGATGATGGCGTTATTATTGATAAAACAAAAGAAAAGAATCAAAACTTGCCGAATGTTTCTCCAACTGAGATTTTCAATAAACTATCCAATAGAAAAGACCCATCTTTAAGTACTCAAAATATACCCACTTCGATAGCTCCGGAAACGGTTGTTTTGGGTAGAGAACCTTCTCTGCTTCTACCCTGGGAAAATAGCAAAGTAGATTTAGATTCTCGAGAAATATGGTCGGACAAAATAGCAGCTAGTGATGCTCCAGCTGGCCTAATGGGAACCGCTCATATGCATAGGAAATACCAACCGATGATTGGTTTCTGGTGGATGTATATGAACATGGGGCCAGATTATTATCAGGGGAGCGATGCAATGAATCTCAATGGATTAGAAGCCATACGCTTTGCTGGTAAACCCGTGGCTATGGGTGATGTTTCGATGTTTATGGAACAGTACATGCCGATGCTCATGCTTGGATTGACGGACAATTTAACTTTTATGGCAATGTTTCCCATATGGAACAAGCAAATGGATATGGTAGGATTGCCCATGGGCGGATTTATGTCAGGAGGAATGCATGGAGTGGGGGAATGCATACTGGTTCTGGAGGATTCCCTTTACAGCCTATGCCTCTAGGAAGCCGCATGTCTATGAAAGCTGTTGGCCTTGGAGACGTTAATTTTCAATGGATCTATAAACTGTTAGATTTCCATAGGCATAGGCTTCAAATCAACTTCGGTTTTTCAGCTCCTACAGGATCGATTGATGAAACAATGTCTGATATGGCTGGACACCGTGTTTTCCCTTATGACATGCAGCTTGGTTTAGGTGTCCCAGCTTTCATTGGGGCGGTAACGTATCTTGGACAAAGCGAAGCGAGGGATTGGGGATGGGGGGTGCAAGGTTATACGACTGTTCCTCTTGGTCGAAATTCTCAAGGGTATGCATGGGGAAATTCGTTTTTTGGAAATGGCTGGATTGCTTATAACTTTACCGATTGGATTTCTATTAATGTCAGTGGTGTTGGTTCCTATCAAGGTGGGATTCATGGGGCTAACCCTGTTAACGAACTTTCAATTCGAACAGCCCCTTTTATTGCAATGCCTGATATCGTTGCAACTTGGACAGGTGGAGAATGGGCTGGAGCAGCCTTAGGTATGAATATGAGGATGCCAGGTTTCGCAAGAGAAGGCTTCCAAAAAGTAGCAATCTCTCCAGAAAGTGCCTTGCAAGGAAATTTCCTTACGGCTCAGATTGTCAAACCCGTTTATCAATCTTGGAACGGTGTTCAATATGGAATGAACTGGATGGCAACTTTATCATGGCAATGGTGGTATTGAAAATTCTCCTTAGGGCTCAAGCATGATTCTTGCCTACAAGCATCGTACTTGTGATTTGAACTAAAGGCAGGCAATATCTACTGTCCGTGGATGGGAGTAATCTATCATGTGCTTCTTCATGTTTGAGCGCTAATTGAAAGAGAGGTTGAAAGGCCCAACACTATGATAGTGGCGCGACGCGGGAATACCCATCCATTTCAATGGATGGGATGAAAGCGTTTACTTGACTTGGCATTCCGATATGTATCTGCGCACAACCTCCGCAGAGACGCTTCCGGCAGTACCAACGTAGTCCGCCTGCGTCCAGAGCTGCTCATGTCCGCAAACCTTTTTGAGCTTTAGAAACCGTTCCCGCAATTTCCTCGACGGGTAGTCTTTCAGCAGACCAACGATGGTCGCTGGAGCCCATCGCGGCGGTGCGGATACCAAACAATGGACATGGTCGATATCGGTTTCCAAGGCCAGCAGTCTAAATCCGTGTTGCGCACAACACTCCGCGATAAACCGTTTGCAGGCGCTTTCCACCTCGCCGACCAACACTTTTCGGCGATATTTCGGAATCCAGACGAAAGGATAAGCAATCTGGTAATGCGTCCATCGCGTTTTTCCTGCCTTGCAGGGGCTCGTTCATAACACTAGCATACCAGAAGTAGAATGGGTACGCATACTGTTTCTAAAGGGCATTCCCCGACGTTTGCCATCCCTCATTCGGGATGGGCAGATGGAATCTGCTCGCCTCTGGATCTTGTGCCGGGACATGCACCTTGCAGCTAGGCTCAAAAACCAGCCATGGCCTAGCAAAAGCCAGTTTCACGAAGCAACCAGAGGAGGTAAATTCTCCCTGCACTCGCAGCGTATTCAGCAAGTATTTCGAGCAGTTGAGGCTGCTGTGCAGTCAGCCAAGAATAATCGCAAGGCTGGACGCCAGAACATCCGTTACCCCTACAAGGACAAATGCTTCTACCCGTTGCTGTAGCCAGCCCAAGCCATGCATCTGGAAGAACATCGCATTGAGTTGCCGATGGGACGCGGCCGACCATCCTTGAGGCTTCCACCCCCGGAGTGGCTGAACACTCCTTGCGCATGTAAAATTGTCTGGAATGGGATTCATAACGAACTGCCTGTTACTGTCAGCGAGGCTGATGAGTATTTGACTGCTTCGGTGTCAGACGAAAAACGGGCCACGGCAGATCTAGGGCAAATTCATCAAGCGGCAATTGTATCCAATGATGGCAAGGCGCTGGTCGTTTCCGGACG
Encoded proteins:
- a CDS encoding glycosyl hydrolase family 57, translating into MGELPVFCGKEKELKEAIQKQEKITLDTTGIDFEQIKSAASIALHMHQPLIPAGGTDLRSARIISNLQFMLEHLGEGDNHNAPVFQWCYQRMGKFIPELLSQNKQPRVMLDYSGCLLYGFEQMRSRDILDALNTLANDTACRKATEFLGTAWGHTVAPSTPIQDFRLHVEAWQQHFGSLFGFEALSRVRGFSPPEMALPNHPDVAYAFVRTLLDCGYKWVLVQEHTVERPDGHPLSFKHIPHRLVCVNANGEVASIIAIIKTQGSDTKLVGQMQPWYEAKGLNRIQFCGKALPPLVTQIADGENGGVMMNEFPSKYFEVIRESSYSPTPVVNVSEYLAYLEQLGLKQEDYPPIQPIHQHYLFQKFEPGDGTRKLSETIVKIKEENPRFSMEGGSWTNNISWVKGYGDLLGPMERLSSLFYEKVLQKGISSNEEKYRQALFYLLVSETSCFRYWGTGLWTEYGKEICRRGIEFIEKIFRKNSSFIKTLRGYFKRFSLLCRPCLYHSSR
- a CDS encoding energy transducer TonB, producing the protein MIAKAFGYFSKEKLAYLLCMFLAASVHGLLALISLPNKNSSEIEKSNYFSQTDSSSFIDLVSSSEHSSSSLPIAEAPKPPLPPIPSPLPANPEGPKHLLNSPRAIPQSQTKRCAFHTPNKPNKEYIQYSLSTSFLSPPPYPYEARLRHMEGTVVILLDVRKGKIVNSQIVRSSGYPLLDKTAKDWIDSHWKFPLHVNRVIKEAVTFELDDSPPLSNEKYYQTSYIPR